AACTTTATAGgtgaaatttttaagaaaacatgattaccaatctcaaatttcaaatattgcttGTGATTATTAGCATAATTCTTTTGTAATgaactcaaagcccaataaaaaatattgatacaaTTTCatagatcaaaattttcaaatataatttcaaatcgaagatataatttaataattattttcataaaaatcttTAAGTTTAAACATTACAAGacattcaaaaattttcaatcaacatttttatagttttgtcaataacaattttatttcaaattaaaatcaaataattttaaaatatttttattaaatagaagtCTAAATTAGAATCCTAATAAGGAACTCCCACATaagtattatttgttttgagTTCAAGGAGTTCTCACATATATCGATTATGGaatcaaacaaacttttacaTTATGTCAAAAATATACTTTACTatcatttgtaataatttacttattctcatatataaatattgttcgtaatatagatattatttactCTAAAATCATGACTTTGAAATGGATCCACATGGTTAAGTAAATAGAGCTCTTTTCGGTATCTAATGtgaaatatcatataaaaactacttttaaaaattattgttaaaatttgcattttaaaaactattgttaaaatttgcattttaaaaactatttgcAAAAAGCCCCCAACACACTCTAAACATGGGACATGTGGCTTGCTCCATGTTCCCGTTGATGGCTAAGTACcggatttttattaaaatgcatttttttaaatatttattaaaataaaatagttttaaaactgtttttaacttgataattttttttaagggcaTTTGAAAATAGTATCGAAATTAAACCACATAACGGCCTCCCCCACCTATAAAAACCGCCTTACTATGGGCCCGCTGTCATGGGCCTGCTTCTGCATCTCATGTcccatttccttcattttctggCCCATTTTATCAGTCACAACTCGCAAACGCTTCGGCAACGAATCAGCGGCTTGCCGGAGATAATTCAACAACCATGACAGCGACGAAAGCGCCGTCATTCCGAAGGCTCACGACGTGAGAACTCCGGTGACGGAGAGGCCTATCCCGATAGCCTCGGGGACCAGAACGGGGCTGAAGATGAGGAAGAGCAGGGTGGCGACGCGGGCCAATCATTGATCCAATGAAGCTCAGGCCGGAGAGAAGGAGCAGGGTGCCGCCGACGGGGAGGAGAGTGATGATGTTAGGACTTTGGAGGCTGATGGGCGTCTCTGGTCACCACCTCGAACCATGGGGATGCGTAGAGAGAAAGGAACAGGTTTGGAGCGAGTGAGAGGGACATAAAGAGGAGGGGGAGAGGGGGGTGATGACAGGTGTCGATGAGGGGTTTGCATGAGGAACAAGTTTCAACGTGTGGGAAAGAACATCAATTACATGCCAGACTACTCTTGTTTTCTTGCGCAGTTTCCATGAAAACAAACAGCAGCCCTTAGAAGTTGGTTTTGGGCCACAAAACGGACGCTAGGAAGTGGTTTTGGGCTGACATTAGACGTGGCCCCCTAAAAGTAGATGTCAGACAGGCCACGTTCAATTTTCACTTTCCCCACATGATATTATTAACACCACCCTTACATTTCCTAAAAGAAAGTTGGttcataattcatttattttttttaatcaaaaatatAATCATAGTGAAAAGGATTAGTTAGTACTCTAatcatttcaataaaataactacTGGTATTATCCATAGCTAAAAAGATGTTGGAATAAAtgtctttaaaagctaattaaTTGAGACTATTCGAAATGGTTTAAGTAATGACAATCTTTTATATAGATTTGGTGAATACTTTACGATGAACATAATAATCcttataaatataacaaattctGTCAATTAGGGTTTAGAGTTTAAAATTTAGAGTAAAACAATATAATGCAAAATTATAATACTTAGAGTTAAAATAATAGCTCGTATTGTAAAAGTCAAAAGTGTGAAGAGGTAAACAAACATCAATAGTTCAACAAGGCAATTgtataattaacttattatgAGTTATGAATTAACCCGCTAATCATCAGtaattatgaatttatccaattcaataaatgcatttttgaaCGAGGATTTTGATTTCTAATGGACCAAATAATagactaaagaaaaataaaaataattataaaaacaaaaacaaaaacaaaaaacccaacACATCTCATGATGTAAACCCAAAGATGATTACAAAAGAGAATATCATTGTCCTCTCATTATGGAGAAGTCTGTAACCGAAGCATTTTTTATATGGGTTCACATGAGTGAGCCAAAATTGATAAAAGATTTGGTCAATAagtaacaaagaaaatgaaattttcattaCTAATGTGATAATAATGTTTGGTGTGTTATATATGTCTCGAGACAATGTCCCAAAAATGAGCCAATTATGATACCATGAGGGCTCCttttcttttgtactttttctaatttatatacATCAATGATTAGAGTTTTAGCGGTGGTTGGAGGCCTAGGGGCACGGAGAAGAAATTATTATACCTTTTCTTAAATTTCGGTTAAATATATCTAacctttatcaatttaaaattttgttatatatatatatatatatatatatatatatatatatatatatatatttattttcatttttattttcactacCCTCTTCTttaactcaaaataaataaattgtatgataaaatttggaCTTATAAGAATTAGATGTATTTAGGAGATAAATAAAATcaaccctaatttttttaacctaatgataaatatgaatcaaaatctTCAACTACCCGTTCCGAGTTAGACAGCTGAGCTctcaataaaagttttaaactcATCATTTACATACGTATGGCTACATGGGATATATACCAATTGTATAAAAATGAATGATGAGGAGAGATGAGAGGAGACCACCTTCTCTTTAAAAAAGGCTTTTATgcatatatagaaatatatcatTCTCTTTCAGCTGAGGAAAGGCTCAATTTTGAAGACGTCCAATCAGTCAATCAAGATTGTAGCACTGCAGTGGAGGTGTTGAGGGCGATCTTTTGGGCGGTTGGGGATGGCCCAGGAAGTGGAGAAGGATGGATGTGACCCATTCTCAAATGGGCAGAAGAAGACTGAGCGAAGACCCAGCAGGAAACAACTAGCTAGGACCCCTTCATCTTTCTGCACTTCACACGTCTTGAATACTTTCCATGTGTGCCACTGCGCGTGCATCTTCCTGCATGACAATATTCCGAGACATGTAGCATATTTTATGTCATTCCTTTCAATAATTTTCCGCCTCTCCCCTTTCCTTGTCCCCcaattatctattttttttttccagatgattttcttatatcttcccattttcttcatCTTACATTATCCTTCTCTTGTCATTCTTAATCCTTTTTAAGCATTTTAAATCCAAAATCTATCCGTTAATTACTAGCAATTTTCGGTCTCTTGACCTGTCTTGGAAAGAACATGCCTAGCAGAAAAGGTGGTGCATGTGCGTAGGCGCACATGCGTGTGACTCTTCTTTCTTCACTTTCTGATACGGTTGTCTTCTCTAATTCACTTTTCTGCAACCCAAAAGAAGATCATGTCTGATGATGAAAGATTGTCTGGTAAGAAAGTTTTTAGTACATGGGTTTTCTCTGAATCCATGTAATTCAATAGAAAGACATGAAACAGTACTGGTGGGAATTGAATCAGTTGTTATCATGAAGAGATTGGGGCCGTGCTTACCGAAGATGTGTGAGAAGGGTACTGATAAATAGTGAAGAGTGGGGGCTTGGGTGAAGAGATAAAGGTGAAAAATCCATTTATGATATGCTTTGGAATTAATAATTCTGTAGGTGCACGTACCCTCACATGGGAAAACACTGCCTCCATGGATCCTATATCCCTATAAGAGTGTAGGCTTCTGTTGCAGCCCACTGTTTCAGACAATGACAATGATATgatgcagagagagagagagaggaggggaggggagggggagggggggtggACTAATCCTGAAGCCTCACAAAGCAACAGAACATggttaaaaaacataaaaaaaaaaaaaaaaaaaaaaaggcagtattcaagcaagaaaaagtCAACAAATTTACAGTGTCACTTTCCTTGGAAAAACAAGGAGAAAAAGAACAGAAGCAAAGATGAAAGAATCATTAATGAAAGCTTGAAAACTGATGTTAAAAAGCCTACAGATCTCCCACCAGATTTCATGTGTTCACACTTGAGCTTGTGACTAGCCAGTTTTCCTACAAACTAGGCCTTCATATCAACTTAACTACTGACTTAACTACCCATCACTTCATTTTTTTGGAGgattatgaaattaattaagtaaGAAGCAGTGCCATTTGTACTTTCCTTTGCTAATTTCTAATGGACTACATGGATATATGAACATGGGAAGGGGGCAGTGGAACACGGATTATACTAGTCAATAACATTAGCtaccaaataattaaaattaatgttaattCATGTAAAGGTCAAGTTGTAAACCAATGGGGTCTTTTCCATGTGGCAGTTTTAACTAACAAGACCCTAATTAGGATTAAAAAGTAGCGGTTAATGGCTTTATGAACAGCCAATTAAAGAAAGTTGGTCTCTCAGTTTGGTGGTtgcatatataataatttgatgaaagttAGGTTGGTAGTCTAAGAATTAAACCTTAATTAATTCTAGCATCTTTGAATAAACTAAAGTATgatcaattatattttatatgtatgGTTCGATGGAGTATATGATGGATTGATGCTCAGCTCTGATTGACTCCCAAGAGTGTATTGATATGGTTGGTATGAACCATGAACTAAAGAAATTCTTTCTCAATGGATTAAGAGTTAGAAATTCCTTATTTACATGTTTAAACAATTGATCATATCAGAAGCAAGAAAAGGCAGTAGGTAAGAACCCAACACAAGATCAATCAAACCAACCACTACTGGTATCaccttcatatatatatatgtgctCTGGAGATTTACTCAGAAACCCCCACATATTACATTTAGAATCTGACTGCAAAAACTTCAGAAACATTCAATAGCCATCCACTATGATGGATGAAGAGCACTAGTCCCATATGGCATATACAGAAGCATACACAAAATAGCTAGCATAATATATTATACCATGAGAGCATAAACCCTAGATGGGTCTTCTCCTAATAATAATTCACATAAAATCTTATATATTCCCTCACTGATCAACTCTCATGGCTGTCTCCTGAAGGGTTGTTATCCCATGGAGAAGGATAAGGAGGAGGCAAACCAGAATTCTGATTAAAAGAagcacctccacctccacctccatgACTCATTCGTCTTCCAAACTGGGAAGAACCTGGCCCTGACAGTGAAGAAGACATGTCATTGCAGGTGAAGCGGATCAGGTCAGCATTGGTGGCATCTAGTTCCTTTTGGAGACGAAGAACTTGTCTTTGGAGGACTGAGATTGCTCCAACACAGCCGTAGACTGGGTCTTTCATCCTTGCCTCAGCTTCATAGGCAAGAGAGTTCACTGCATCTTCCCTCTGATGGGGGAGAATTTCATTGAGAAGTTTACTGACATTGCTTGCACCGAATATCTTGTGAACATTGATGAATTTCTGAGGCTCTTCAGGTGGGAAATATGGTGCAAAAATACAACCCGGCATGCACTTTCTCCTTAAGAGCTTGCAGGCAGCGCAAGGTGAGTTGGAGTAGCTGGAAGAAGCCATCTTCAGTACTGAATTAAGCAAGGAAGAACCCAtcaaccaatttttttctttttctttttttttttcagaataatttcttgaaaatagatTAATAAAATCTATCATTTCCTCTTTAAAGAAACAATGCAATTACTTCATCATATCTTGAATAAACTAAGAATTAATGTTTACACTGGAACAAAGACTTTGTGTCTTATTGGGAGGGCTAGGATTGATTTTATCCGTACATTAGCTTTATCCATGCTTTATGTTCTCATATATGTGGTTGCTGGAGAAACACCAAACAACCAAACACCATCTACATCAATAGATTGTCCTCTTTGATATAGTAGCTTTACCACCACtctaattgttatttttttccctgAATTTAGCGCTACTGTCTAAATCTTTCATCTGGGGTATGATcccagaaaaaagaaagaaaacagcaCCAAAACTCATCTCCTGTTCCAGGATTCTGATGAATTTGGCCTCATTTTTTCTGAAATTCAGGCTACATGTATTTTTATCACAGTATCTTAGTCCTTTTCCATTCCCTCAAACTCCTAGATATCACAGCAATCAGTTGCAAAACCTCAGACACCTAATATACGTACCAACAGATCTCTTCCTTTTGAAATCAGTAGCCTGGTGCAATATCAACCTTTATTTTTCACATAGAGGGACATCTGCTATTCTCCTATCAATTTCCATATAGCAAAACCCTTTAGCCTAAGGTCTTACGGCGGTATTTCTATGGCTCACACTACAAGCGTACATAAATGAGTAAAACAAACGAAAATAGAAGGATCAAAGCTGAAGCTACTTGTACTTGCCTTTTCATGATCCATAGATTTCTTTGATCAGAAGAAAAGAATGTTACCTTTTCTCTTTCCCCTTGTGTGATCTCTTTCAAGATTTGTTCTTTGATTCTCCCAAGGAAGAAGAAGTTGAAGTCATTGGAAGATGGAATTTTGATAGATCATGTGAGAGTTCAAAGAGGAAACCCTAGATGCAGGAGACAGGAGAAACCTGCAAATACAGTGACAAAAGGGTGAGGCAGATGAGAGAACAGGGAGGCAAAGAGCATTTAATGGAGAAGGAATGGAAAGCAAAAGACAAGAGGTATAAATGGggctacaaaaaaaaaaaaaaaaagtatgactGTGACTGTGTGGCACTGCCCTTATAGTATTATCAGGTAATATTCCTtttctctagttttctttcTCCTCTACCATACTTCTGGCTTGGAGACTTGTTGTCAAAAGGGAAAGTAGTGTTATATCTCCAGACACTCCCGCATCATATAACAAAAccaatatataataaaaatagggTTTCACTGTTACAACAAAGAAAGAGGCATGATTGAAGATTTTATCTTGTactttaatgaattaattaagggAATTGAAGATGGTCCTATTTATCTTGGTTTACATGCTAAAAATAATTCTAGCCCATTTTTTCTCAAAGAATCTTGTTGTACATAATTCACTGGGGCAACAGGGAGATGAATCCAATCCACTAACATAacatttttcttcccttttctcctcttttcccGGAGGAGAGATGAAATAAGAGAACCACAAAATGTGAGGTACTGCCTTGCCTTAATATCATGTGATATATGAGCAATGCATGCCCACTTTATTGTACAAACATACATTTCTGTTCCACTTTACTTAGAGCAATGTACTTGTCATTTATGTTAATAAGTCATCGTATACATTCCTCACCCACATTATGGCCTACCCACTTGTTCTCGAATTTAAGAAGCAAAAACCATTAATACATATAGCTAATCACTCTCTCATCTTGTCCTCGATTATCACCATCGGATTCTTCAAATTCCATTTATACAATCATATCAACTATCTATAtatcttttaagtttttttctttggcTTATTGATATGCTTAGACTCAATGGGTGTTGGGGTTCTCGGGCTTATTGAGgtattgaagattttttttttaaaaaaaaaatcggatTTCCAATATTTATGTATAGTATCAAAACTGTTTGAAGAAGCTGTAGTTTCCCTTTTATGTGGTGCAGGCACATGGATTCTGTGTACTGGGTGTCACACGGGTGGAAACAGTAATAGGGCTGTGTTAGGCATCTATTATTGGGGACAACCATCAGCGATGGAGTACTCCCCCAGCAGCCCAGCTGAGAGATTTCACTGTGAGCTTCTCTATTATTGATTTCAGCTATGTATCAATGTGGATTATAGTATAATCTTGTGTGTGAAGTCACTGTCAGTGTAGTTACAGACAAATgtacttgaatttttttagtgggaaaaaaaaaaacggtatACCAAAATAAATGAAGTTGGGTCCCTGTCATTTTCACTTCTCCGCTCTTTATCTTTTCTTGTTCCTTGCCGACAAGGCGACAACTTGCATATAATCAAAAACTGTCAGATGAAAAACTAAAGTGCAGTTTGAAAATGAATGCTGATGAGATTGCCAGACTTTAGGTGGTAAATTTATATGAAACCCCAATTATCAAAACCCACCAaagtccaaaaaaataaaataaaataaaaataaataaaattggagTATTTAATCTGAGAAAAATGTGCTGTGATATATTTTATATGGGTAGggttattttgattaatttgcaTCAATCTCCAATTAAAAAGGTGACTATTGTCCCAATTATTAAGTTGGCACCTTGTTGGAAGGCAAAGGGTTGTGATGATCAGAAAACCCTAATGATGATTTATGGATTCCTGGCTGGGGACTATcactaaaatttgttaaataattgaaaatgatttcaattattttaatatatggtcACTCTCTTTTTTTTAGCATAACCTCCATCCAActttatcttatattatttttttaatttataaattgattgaaaagagtgattttgaaatgaaatgatCATTTCAATACATATATGATTAATGCAAGGTACATGAATCTACTTTTTGTAGTCTATCATATACAGTCATGTGTGAACTTAAATAAGATCTCTCCCTATACTTTGagtattttgaattttcaatggaGAAGCCtgcaaataaattgaaaaaggaaGCAGCACCCCTCCATTGGACCATTGcccacttttctttttctttttttctttactatttgttTAATGCCATGGTAGCTGAAGGGTCATGGCCAAAACAAATGGAGGGTTACCATACCATGCCCTACAAGCATCTAAGGAGGATTCTCAGTCTCCATCAATAAACcccatatgataaaatatattaatgccTTGAACACTTGGTTTATAATGGCCACTCAGCCACTCTAAAAAAGTGCTATATATTAAAAGAAGCTTCATTCTGCATGCCTGTTGGATTCTTAAAGACACAATCGATGGGTGGGTTTGCAGTAATGGGTTTGGAAGCTGGAGAAAGATGGGGGAGGAGATAACAAGGAATATGTGTGTATAAGTTAATTAAACAAGAGTGAAGATGGGCCAAATGATTAGAGAGACGATTGATTGActgattgatatttttttatacatcatATTCAATTGAAATATGTGGGTTTAAGTGATTGATTTTGAATAGATgttgatatatattattttccattttttttttccatcaaactTTACACCTACAATGATGAATAAGCTTGTGGGCATGTCCTTAAAAGCTAAGCATGAATTAATAGTCCAAAGACAAATttagagaaagaaaatcaaattattaggTGTTCATTTAcatatatttctcatttttgttttttaaaaatagaaaataataataactttataAAAGAAGTAGAACTTCTAGTATAAAAAGTATAATCACTATTGACTATAGTTATTGACAAATTTGTCAAAGACGAAAACGATTTATTTGATATCATGAATGACTGGTTATGGAAAGACCATGTCGTTTTTGTAATCTATTTCTCTTCttaaatacaaattttgtaACTTCACGATGTGTTCATGAATTAACTAATTCttattttgaaagtaatttagtTTGTAgtcataaaaatcatttaaaaattttgaaataataaaatgtttttgatgtttttttaatgtaaaatttcgaaagtttttttattttatataaaagatgttactattttatgtttttaaaaatagataataaaaaaattatatccaaaTGGACATTAAATAACACATGtgttctaaaatttttcaaaattttgaggcatttgctcttttattttttaaaatatttttcctacttttttCCTTgttatctaaataaaaaaaaaaagtatttttcttaatattttaatttttttaattatttttttttaaaaaaaccaagtATAGCAGTAAAGTTTTTCCTAATACCATGAGTAAAAATAATCCAAAGTTGGTGGAACAATTAGTTCCATTGATTTTGTTAAAAGGAGTAATACAATAGAATTAATTGTTTAAAGAAGTTAACATCAATTTGACATACAACttgaaaagaaatatagaaaagaaaggaaacttGATTATATAGAGGAAGCATCATTCATTCAGACAGCAAAattaattagattttgaattctaaaattccattgaTGGTCTGATAGTCCAAAATGTCTCCAAGCTGGTGTATGTGGTGACTCCGTATAGGATACACATTTTATTGGTTGGGTGCAAGATGCTTTTATCATATCCATGACTAAAATTACTTCAAAACTAatctctctttctttgttttgaaatgtgtagaaagagagaaatcttAGGTAATGTTTGGTTTCGgataatttgagggaaaatagttgagaaagaaaagtgaaagaaaataaaaaatagttttaaacttaataaattatatttatatattttttcaaattcattttatttattttcctctattatgtaaaaattaaataatttagaaatatataaaatttgacaatttttaattgtatttgatttttttatatgatgaaattaaatatgaaaacaccattttttttaacacttttttttttcttttcttaatactttatggaaccaaacataaatttaattgtTAGAAATCAACAAtaaacttttcttttattgttttggaaataaattgaaaatgaatttgattgTTAAGTGTtgcttttcctttcatttatcTTCTATGCATTGTGTGTCTTTTGTTTGTATCTTTTGTGTTTGATCACCTTTTATATgatcttctctattttcttgtagatttataagttaaaaattgaaaatgaaataattttattaaataacattaaattcAACATATTAAGTATAAACTTCTTTCTTCATACATATACTttgataaaacaaatattttgtaaaaattatagtTTACCACATATTAAGCTTTTTATTtaacttgtgaattttttttaaaataataaaaaataattccaaaattaGTATTTAGGAcatgtttgacaactattttttaaaaacaatttttttgttcttcaaaataaaaaacttggaaaactcATTTGACAACTCAAAACTATATTtcgctttttattttaagaatataaaacaaaatattttagagaatattttttagttattttaacttattttcttaaggttattttaaaaaataattatacaattatttagaataatttaaaataaaacactacacattaaaattatttttaaaacataattaaaaatactaaaaataagttaaaaatattttaggttctaaactgacttttattttacaaaatatcataaaataattttcaaaaactttttttcaaaactattttaaaaaacaactatcAAACAAGCCCTAAGTTTATAcaacaaatttatcttttaaattagaattaattcattaaaatagataaaaatatattatatttgtaaatCTAACCCCTTCCAATTTTTTAGATAACTTATTTTGGACATAAATACCCGTCAACATATTAATCATTTACATatatgttttaaagaaaatataattttttttaaaaaaaagtaaggatatttttgtccaaaaaaatacttttaaaaattaaaaaaaaagttgaggATTATATTTACAATACGAAAGtgatttcatcccttttaatcatataatcatttaaattatttgtttagtaCACACTTTATTCAATAtaataaaacttatatatatattattttaataaatatttaaaaaggaactATTGATTGaattgataaattaaataaaaaaacccagTACATCATCaccatttaaaaaatgaaaaagtgggGTGTTTCCAGATTCCCCCATTAGGAGATCATCATGGGTGGATAGGGCATAGGGTAGCCATACAAATGTCAATGTTTCTACAACTTGGTTTGAAAATTATAGAAGGAAAAAAGCATGCATGTTGACAATAGTTTATTGGGAGGCACGTGGCTGGTCCTTGTAAATCATGTCAAGTCAACAAGAGCTGTTACACACTCATCATCGATGCTCTCACTGGTGGTGATCATCATGATGATCAGATTTAAAGAGTGTGTGGCCGAAATCGTGGATGGTCAAGACTCAAGAGAAAGAGACCAAAGTAGATTTAGCCACATGTATATTATATGTTTTTGGTCCTTTGAATGAAGTATTGAAATCATATTATGATTATACGGCCTATGTGACCATTGATGTTAAAAATTAACTTCCACTCATTTTTTATTGAGGGTagagaaaaattattatgtGGGTTGCCCATGATATGTAAGGAAATAACTTTAATCAATTATGTACTATCACCATTTTCTTTGCCCAAACTTAGTGGATAAAAAGGTGATTTAActaaattaagattttttaaaaataaaaattaataatgatggtGAAAAAAACCCGAAGGAAATATTTGGTTATATTAACTTTAtactgttttctttttccttactCGAAGCCAACACTTTTTTCTGGTTTACTCATTGAGCGAAGCTAGCACCGACAAAGCTAGCTAAGGCCTAAGAAGAGCACATGTccctctaaaaattaaaattataataagggCTTGGAACCTTGACAAGAAAACATGATTTTCACTatactatatatcattatcTTTCTATATGTTTACTtcgaaataattattttatttgtgccCCTTCTAAGGCATATTCTTAGCTCGGTCACTatctttacttatttttctcttttaaccTTATTTCCACCGTAAATAATAGAGTccatatataatatgaaaatgtACTTTTTTCGATGGATATTGAAAATGTACTTTTTTCggtggatattaaaaatgtgtCATTAATGATCAAGTAATGTTacatatatatacttttaagtcttattatttatactctaatcttatttattttatcatatttgtttATACTATTGTATATACCTCATCATGCATATATAACGGTTTGGATTTAGATAATTCATTCTAGAAGAaacttgaaagaaatcagaGGTGACTTATTCAAGAGGGTCATATATCATTTATTCAAGATTACCATATATCAATTGgattaatataatataagtatTAGATGGGAACATGTGTGCGTGATTCTAGGGataggaagaagaaaatttggaGAGAAACTTACTGGCATCACTAGTTATGAGGCATAAAATGATGAGTGGTGGAATAGAAGTTGAAAAACAGATgtgaaatgataataaattgaaataaaagaaaaacaggtACTTATTTGACTTAAACTGCATTTGAtagaatttaatatttgatgagttaggataattttaa
Above is a genomic segment from Vitis riparia cultivar Riparia Gloire de Montpellier isolate 1030 chromosome 14, EGFV_Vit.rip_1.0, whole genome shotgun sequence containing:
- the LOC117929872 gene encoding LOB domain-containing protein 25-like, which produces MASSSYSNSPCAACKLLRRKCMPGCIFAPYFPPEEPQKFINVHKIFGASNVSKLLNEILPHQREDAVNSLAYEAEARMKDPVYGCVGAISVLQRQVLRLQKELDATNADLIRFTCNDMSSSLSGPGSSQFGRRMSHGGGGGGASFNQNSGLPPPYPSPWDNNPSGDSHES